A single region of the Streptococcus macedonicus ACA-DC 198 genome encodes:
- the gph gene encoding Hydrolase, haloacid dehalogenase-like family: MTTFIWDFDGTLVDSYEAIGQALQVTYAHYGLAFDKQWIMDFIIKESVKALLYQVAKEQELNLAELSAFFKKEQEARDYLIKPMPHLTEVLAATKQKGVTHYVYTHKGITANDVLERLGVRQYFTEVVTSANGFARKPEPEAINYLLEKYDLDKESTYYVGDRRLDVKAAENAGIKSINLGQPPSKINQHITDLSNIVALSND, translated from the coding sequence GTGACAACATTTATTTGGGATTTTGACGGAACCTTGGTGGATTCCTACGAAGCGATTGGGCAAGCCTTGCAAGTGACTTATGCGCATTATGGTTTGGCTTTTGATAAACAATGGATTATGGATTTTATTATCAAAGAATCGGTCAAGGCTTTGCTTTATCAAGTGGCAAAAGAACAAGAATTAAATTTAGCGGAGCTATCAGCTTTCTTTAAAAAAGAGCAGGAAGCGCGTGATTATCTGATAAAACCCATGCCACATTTAACAGAGGTTCTTGCGGCAACCAAACAAAAAGGGGTGACACACTATGTCTATACGCATAAAGGTATCACGGCAAATGATGTTTTAGAAAGATTAGGCGTGCGTCAGTATTTTACAGAAGTGGTGACATCAGCAAATGGTTTCGCTCGTAAGCCTGAACCCGAAGCGATTAACTACCTTCTTGAAAAATATGATTTGGATAAAGAAAGCACTTATTACGTTGGTGACCGTCGTCTTGACGTTAAAGCCGCCGAAAATGCAGGCATTAAATCAATTAATCTCGGTCAACCGCCATCAAAAATCAATCAACACATTACTGACTTATCCAATATTGTGGCACTTTCTAATGACTAA
- the yrrM gene encoding O-methyltransferase family protein [C1], translating into MVKSYSKTANHNMRRPVVKEDILRYMRTHQKQNRGYLAELEAFAHQENIPIIQHEVVAYFRFLMQTLQPKNILEIGTAIGFSALLMAENAPDAKITTLDRNPEMIAFAKENFAKYDTRKQITLVEGDAVDILSTLEGEFDFVFMDSAKSKYIVFLPEVLKHLKVGGVIVFDDVFQGGDIVKPIEEVRRGQRTIYRGLQRLFDVTLDNPNLTATLLPLSDGLLMIRKNTADISL; encoded by the coding sequence ATGGTTAAATCATATTCAAAAACAGCAAATCACAATATGCGTCGTCCCGTAGTGAAAGAAGACATTCTTCGCTATATGCGAACACATCAGAAGCAAAATAGGGGCTATCTGGCAGAATTGGAAGCATTTGCTCATCAAGAAAATATCCCTATTATTCAGCATGAGGTTGTGGCTTACTTTCGTTTTTTGATGCAAACATTGCAGCCAAAAAATATTTTAGAAATTGGCACAGCTATCGGCTTTTCAGCACTTTTAATGGCAGAAAATGCCCCAGATGCGAAGATTACGACACTTGACCGTAATCCTGAAATGATTGCCTTCGCTAAGGAAAATTTTGCCAAATATGACACTCGCAAACAAATTACTTTGGTTGAAGGAGACGCTGTTGATATTCTTTCGACACTTGAGGGGGAATTTGACTTTGTTTTTATGGATTCAGCGAAATCAAAATACATTGTCTTTCTGCCAGAAGTCTTGAAACATTTGAAAGTCGGCGGAGTCATTGTCTTTGATGATGTTTTCCAAGGAGGGGATATTGTCAAGCCAATAGAAGAAGTGCGCCGCGGACAACGAACAATCTATCGTGGGCTTCAACGATTGTTTGATGTGACACTGGATAATCCAAATTTAACAGCAACCTTACTTCCGTTAAGCGACGGATTATTGATGATTCGTAAAAATACAGCAGATATATCACTGTAA